From Ignisphaera aggregans DSM 17230, the proteins below share one genomic window:
- a CDS encoding GTP-binding conserved hypothetical protein TIGR00650 (COGs: COG0012 GTPase probable translation factor~InterPro IPR006073:IPR013646:IPR002917:IPR004095~KEGG: hbu:Hbut_0550 translation-associated GTPase~PFAM: GTPase of unknown function domain protein; GTP-binding protein HSR1-related; TGS domain protein~SPTR: A2BK99 Predicted GTPase, probable translation factor~PFAM: GTPase of unknown function; TGS domain; GTPase of unknown function C-terminal) produces the protein MIAPPKITIGLLGKTNVGKSTFFSAATMIPVKIENRPFVTLEPHVGISYVRKRCIHPDLGLPKCTPVNSLCIRNERFIPVTLVDLPGLVKDAHKGRGLGNKFLDAIRQADALIHVVDASGSTDEDGRTVKPGFRNPLEDIITIEHEYEEWMYTIISRDWQRFARALDTMNPSEVVEALAQRLSGLSIRREHVAKALAISKLENTKPSSWREEELRLFIHSLRVIAKPIIIAANKIDIPEARDILKELYRELSDRIIVPVTSLGELLLRRLVEKGAIEYLPGDNTFIIKDSSKLTQQELKALSIIEEIFKIYGGTGVQKAINETVFTGLNMIAVYPVEDPNTYTDKKGNILPDVYLVPQGTKAIDLAYMVHTDLGKAFLYAINVRTKQRLGKEYILKDNDVIKIVAAT, from the coding sequence ATTATAGCTCCTCCAAAAATAACAATAGGATTACTGGGTAAGACAAATGTGGGTAAGTCAACATTCTTTTCTGCAGCTACAATGATTCCCGTAAAAATTGAGAATAGACCTTTCGTAACACTAGAGCCACATGTAGGAATCTCCTATGTCAGAAAACGCTGTATTCATCCAGATCTAGGATTACCAAAATGCACTCCTGTAAATTCTCTGTGTATCAGAAATGAACGATTTATCCCTGTAACACTTGTTGACCTCCCTGGACTTGTTAAAGATGCACACAAGGGCAGAGGACTTGGTAATAAGTTCCTAGATGCAATAAGGCAAGCTGATGCCCTAATCCATGTTGTTGATGCCTCTGGTTCTACAGATGAAGATGGTAGAACTGTAAAGCCTGGGTTTAGAAATCCATTAGAGGATATCATAACTATAGAACATGAATACGAAGAGTGGATGTATACAATAATTTCACGTGATTGGCAAAGATTTGCAAGAGCTCTAGATACTATGAATCCTAGCGAAGTTGTAGAAGCTCTTGCACAAAGGTTATCAGGTTTATCGATCCGAAGAGAACATGTAGCTAAAGCTTTAGCTATTAGTAAACTTGAGAATACAAAACCTTCAAGTTGGAGAGAAGAAGAGCTTAGGCTTTTTATACATAGCTTAAGGGTTATAGCCAAACCAATAATTATAGCTGCTAATAAGATAGATATACCTGAAGCAAGAGACATATTGAAGGAGCTATATAGAGAACTAAGTGATAGAATAATAGTACCTGTAACATCTTTGGGAGAGCTTCTTCTAAGGAGATTAGTAGAGAAGGGAGCTATAGAATATCTACCTGGAGATAATACATTTATCATTAAGGATAGCTCTAAACTTACACAACAAGAGCTAAAGGCATTGTCAATAATTGAAGAAATATTTAAAATCTATGGTGGAACAGGTGTACAGAAGGCTATAAATGAAACTGTTTTCACAGGTCTTAATATGATTGCTGTATATCCTGTTGAAGATCCAAATACATATACAGATAAGAAAGGAAACATCTTACCTGATGTTTATCTTGTGCCCCAGGGAACTAAGGCTATAGATCTTGCATATATGGTTCATACAGATCTAGGTAAAGCTTTTCTATATGCTATAAATGTTAGAACAAAACAGAGGTTAGGAAAAGAATACATACTTAAAGATAATGATGTGATAAAGATTGTTGCAGCTACTTAA
- a CDS encoding Myo-inositol-1-phosphate synthase (COGs: COG1260 Myo-inositol-1-phosphate synthase~InterPro IPR002587:IPR013021~KEGG: sai:Saci_1419 inositol-1-phosphate synthase~PFAM: Myo-inositol-1-phosphate synthase; Myo-inositol-1-phosphate synthase GAPDH domain protein~SPTR: Q4J8Y2 Inositol-1-phosphate synthase~PFAM: Myo-inositol-1-phosphate synthase): MIRIGIIGVGNIASMLIQSIEYYKNNHGIPGIIHEIIGGYKVGDLDVVYAIDISREKVGKDISEAIFARPNITPKFVEMDKKGVIVRMGRILDGVADHMIEDFMPANEKEPSIEELVNELRDAKVDVLINLLPVGSAQASRFYAKVAAMAGVAFINSIPEFIASDKEYCKLFEENSSLILGDDIKGQLGSTIVHRTLASLISMRGGEIVESYQLNIGGNTDFKNMVDISRLTSKKISKTMAVASTQPSPEEIAEKIFAGPSGYIPFLGNTKVSYIYIKAKMFMGLPVTIDLKLTVDDKAMATPILIDAIRIAKVLKDRGIYGCPDWASAPYFKHPPRQAKSDEEALLRLYMKLENLGIEIYPKRLPILDLLSLKL, translated from the coding sequence ATGATTAGAATTGGAATTATTGGTGTAGGAAATATAGCATCAATGTTAATACAATCTATAGAATATTATAAGAATAATCATGGCATCCCCGGAATAATACATGAGATAATTGGCGGCTATAAGGTAGGAGATTTGGATGTGGTCTATGCTATTGATATATCAAGGGAAAAGGTAGGTAAGGATATTTCTGAAGCAATATTTGCAAGACCTAACATTACACCAAAATTTGTTGAAATGGATAAGAAAGGTGTTATAGTTAGAATGGGTAGGATTTTAGATGGTGTAGCAGACCATATGATCGAAGATTTTATGCCTGCTAATGAAAAAGAGCCATCGATAGAAGAGCTTGTGAATGAACTTAGAGATGCTAAAGTTGATGTGTTAATAAACTTGTTACCTGTAGGAAGTGCACAAGCCTCTAGATTCTATGCTAAGGTTGCCGCTATGGCAGGTGTAGCATTTATTAACTCTATACCAGAATTCATAGCCAGTGATAAGGAGTATTGTAAGCTTTTCGAAGAAAATTCATCGCTTATCCTAGGAGATGATATTAAAGGTCAACTAGGTTCAACTATTGTTCATAGAACTCTGGCAAGCCTAATATCTATGAGAGGTGGTGAGATTGTAGAATCATATCAATTAAATATTGGTGGAAATACAGACTTTAAGAATATGGTTGATATCTCTAGACTTACAAGTAAGAAGATAAGTAAGACTATGGCCGTGGCATCTACACAGCCAAGTCCAGAGGAAATAGCAGAAAAGATTTTTGCAGGTCCCAGTGGATATATTCCATTTCTTGGAAATACAAAGGTATCATATATCTATATAAAAGCTAAGATGTTCATGGGACTACCTGTAACAATAGATCTAAAGTTAACAGTAGATGATAAGGCTATGGCTACACCAATACTCATAGATGCTATAAGAATTGCAAAGGTATTAAAGGATAGAGGTATCTATGGTTGTCCTGATTGGGCTTCTGCACCCTACTTTAAACATCCTCCAAGGCAGGCTAAAAGCGATGAAGAAGCATTGCTAAGGCTATATATGAAACTTGAAAATCTTGGCATAGAGATCTATCCAAAACGTTTACCAATACTAGACCTACTATCATTAAAGCTATAA
- a CDS encoding hypothetical protein (KEGG: hypothetical protein), which translates to MKYRDINIIEFRKSILSPLTRVKTYSFQPNKTLIYLDNTNSLLAHPYIQYIDSANTLIFSLAPFTLQNKNTISLYNIVLDQLSSNSIDIECDRCKAFLLNGNSILIVDNITKQPLKIAIGSYSKGIEIQDIDPSISLSLEALYPFYEFSYLTSSTNNLIYKVTFKHDSLDIKEFIKCKNIKNAVYGKNKVTICSNDPDNLLLITNGIYSTEYSIQKNTEDVKPIDIKIFTNSIYIKFDTIGGFIFKKDGDITRIGLSREFEPLGIFEDGNIIGITHDTLSIVNIEKNSITTIAKINTNNLIDLYIDEYNNRISATYKDHITLFDINEKPIFIEIPCIKPLHSIPIDNYLIVFLQNEIRIYLIDKTSNRIYFEHIATLPRNLIHCTGVSRTNIICIDRIGRFILANVEKLIKLLNSLSSIKIIRSHHSNISTVLAPDYMPITPIKFGYHQNIDYKVHRLDSFKAIIMINHEETKIKETSMEIDGVFSHINTTIKLDDNTRIIDSYRNIKILHKINVMNTEYLFLDPPLNSNTIVIPLANIRDVKVVKPSIIKISKDRNSLRCVVAIAKELKGVRFGMLMENSDNNNITDISNIVKMFSNRICIEKLDLIEAKIFCSNSIHTLKSGCIALDKCHNLLAIHLVIHIDGNSIEIPLPLDKFVKARNIYYEDKPSLNLLHTNEFIITIPTTCISIDNPMIIFEENSIIFSIRLTNKCNNIYINILTSKNNSYLLSPQESKAINIKIDINTLIRGYEYLAIIEPGGNKILLFNIPLDYIIALSTKTALKMLNLLGLKH; encoded by the coding sequence TTGAAATATAGAGACATAAACATTATAGAATTTAGGAAAAGTATCTTAAGCCCATTAACAAGAGTAAAAACATATTCATTCCAGCCTAACAAAACATTAATATATCTAGATAACACTAACTCATTATTGGCACATCCCTATATTCAATACATAGATAGTGCTAATACCCTTATCTTCTCCCTAGCACCATTTACACTACAAAACAAAAACACTATAAGCCTATATAACATAGTACTTGATCAACTATCAAGCAATAGCATAGATATTGAATGTGATAGATGTAAAGCATTTTTACTCAACGGTAATTCTATTCTCATAGTTGATAATATAACTAAACAGCCATTAAAAATAGCTATAGGTTCGTATTCCAAGGGAATAGAAATACAAGATATAGATCCATCTATATCATTATCTCTTGAAGCTCTCTATCCATTCTATGAATTTAGCTATCTTACATCAAGTACAAATAACCTAATATATAAGGTAACCTTTAAACATGATTCTCTAGACATCAAAGAATTCATTAAATGTAAAAATATTAAGAATGCTGTTTATGGAAAAAACAAAGTAACGATATGTTCCAATGACCCTGACAACCTTCTACTAATAACTAATGGCATCTATAGCACTGAATATAGTATCCAAAAGAATACAGAGGATGTTAAACCTATAGACATTAAAATATTTACAAATAGCATCTATATAAAATTTGATACCATAGGCGGATTTATCTTCAAAAAAGATGGTGACATAACTAGAATAGGATTATCTAGAGAGTTTGAGCCCTTAGGAATATTCGAAGATGGTAACATCATTGGAATTACTCACGATACATTGTCTATTGTTAATATAGAGAAAAACTCTATTACTACTATTGCAAAAATTAATACAAATAATCTTATAGATTTATACATAGACGAATATAACAATAGAATATCAGCTACATATAAAGATCATATAACATTATTCGATATTAATGAGAAGCCCATTTTTATAGAGATACCATGTATAAAACCATTACATAGTATACCTATAGACAATTACTTGATAGTATTTCTACAAAATGAAATTAGAATCTATCTTATAGATAAAACTAGCAATAGAATATACTTTGAGCATATAGCAACACTACCAAGAAATTTAATTCATTGTACGGGTGTTTCGAGAACTAATATAATATGTATTGATCGTATTGGAAGATTTATTCTAGCTAATGTTGAAAAACTCATAAAGTTATTGAACTCTTTATCGAGTATTAAGATTATTAGAAGCCATCATTCTAATATCTCTACAGTATTAGCCCCGGACTACATGCCCATTACACCCATAAAATTTGGTTATCATCAAAACATTGACTATAAAGTTCATAGATTAGATAGCTTTAAGGCAATTATAATGATAAACCATGAAGAAACTAAGATTAAGGAAACTTCTATGGAAATAGATGGAGTCTTCAGCCACATAAATACCACTATAAAACTCGATGACAATACTAGAATTATTGATAGTTATAGAAACATAAAGATTTTACATAAAATCAATGTCATGAATACTGAATACCTATTCCTAGATCCTCCACTCAATAGCAATACCATAGTAATACCACTAGCAAATATAAGAGATGTGAAAGTTGTGAAACCATCTATCATCAAAATATCTAAAGATAGAAATAGCTTAAGATGTGTTGTAGCCATAGCAAAGGAGTTGAAAGGCGTTAGATTTGGTATGCTTATGGAGAATAGCGATAACAATAACATTACCGATATTAGCAATATTGTAAAAATGTTTTCCAATAGAATCTGCATAGAGAAATTAGATTTAATTGAAGCTAAAATCTTTTGTTCAAATTCTATACATACACTCAAATCTGGATGTATAGCTCTAGATAAGTGTCACAATCTCCTTGCAATACATCTAGTAATTCATATAGATGGAAATAGCATAGAAATCCCCCTACCTCTTGATAAATTTGTCAAAGCTAGAAATATCTATTATGAAGATAAACCAAGTTTAAATCTGTTACATACCAATGAATTTATAATAACTATACCTACGACATGTATATCTATAGACAATCCTATGATAATATTTGAAGAAAATTCAATAATATTTTCTATTAGACTGACAAATAAATGTAATAACATATACATAAACATATTAACATCAAAAAATAATTCCTATCTCTTATCACCACAAGAGTCTAAAGCTATCAATATTAAAATAGATATCAATACACTGATTAGAGGATATGAATATCTAGCAATAATAGAACCTGGAGGAAACAAAATTCTTTTATTTAACATCCCATTAGACTACATTATTGCTCTTAGTACTAAAACCGCTTTAAAAATGCTTAATCTTTTGGGACTTAAACATTGA
- a CDS encoding transcriptional regulator, PadR-like family (KEGG: dka:DKAM_0910 transcriptional regulator, PadR-like family~SPTR: B8D555 Transcriptional regulator, PadR-like family~PFAM: Transcriptional regulator PadR-like family), which translates to MSSRALRRLKRKITIEVLWLYIARVLLENEPLKAYDIKKEIEERFRFKPSTITVYRVIYGMTSEGLLKRENIGGETLYRLTDMGKENYFKALKLLNELIDKLEIRPSK; encoded by the coding sequence ATGAGTTCAAGAGCTCTAAGAAGACTAAAAAGAAAGATTACCATAGAGGTATTATGGCTATATATAGCAAGAGTACTACTGGAAAATGAACCACTTAAAGCATATGATATTAAGAAGGAAATTGAAGAAAGATTTAGATTTAAACCCTCTACAATAACTGTATATAGGGTTATTTATGGGATGACCTCCGAAGGGTTACTGAAAAGGGAGAATATTGGTGGAGAGACATTATATAGGCTAACAGATATGGGTAAAGAGAACTATTTTAAGGCATTGAAGCTACTCAATGAATTGATTGATAAATTAGAAATAAGACCCTCTAAATAG
- a CDS encoding hypothetical protein (KEGG: dka:DKAM_1328 ribonuclease P protein component 2~SPTR: B8D6C3 Ribonuclease P protein component 2~PFAM: Rpp14/Pop5 family): protein MLMDLLPLILSIVAIAIAIISIVTIRYIYRYLYNLLEELDISTIISRKKSKRVKRYIAIKILCPEETDIVTYIKSLSRDINELLGPIGRIRCGVTLISFRADKRRAILRVVGYSECVKHVLLILSIQHLLKNQCIAIPIKTSGLLTRIRKFVGYK from the coding sequence ATGCTAATGGACTTACTTCCACTGATTCTCTCCATAGTAGCTATAGCTATTGCCATCATATCTATAGTAACAATCAGATATATTTATAGATATTTGTACAACCTTTTAGAGGAATTAGATATCTCTACAATCATTTCGAGGAAGAAGAGTAAAAGAGTTAAGAGGTATATTGCGATAAAAATTTTGTGTCCTGAGGAAACAGATATTGTTACCTATATTAAATCTCTCTCAAGAGATATCAATGAATTATTAGGACCTATAGGAAGAATTAGGTGTGGAGTTACATTAATATCTTTTAGAGCTGATAAGAGGAGAGCTATATTAAGGGTAGTGGGTTATAGTGAGTGTGTTAAACATGTTCTTCTAATATTATCAATACAACATCTATTAAAAAATCAATGCATTGCTATTCCCATTAAAACTTCAGGGCTTTTGACAAGGATTAGAAAATTTGTTGGGTATAAGTAG
- a CDS encoding Protein of unknown function DUF54 (COGs: COG1325 exosome subunit~InterPro IPR002739~KEGG: smr:Smar_0853 hypothetical protein~PFAM: Protein of unknown function DUF54~SPTR: A3DMU3 Putative uncharacterized protein~PFAM: Protein of unknown function DUF54), with amino-acid sequence MRRDIEVTEITITTHCHATEDIEKVKKAFLNVIPRELHGSTKIDIEVLHGYYGNPITKLKSRFKNNEAIQVLKHILSLLSKSDISYILSSLELRYYKKSNKIYLRLDKQAAYLGRLALYEGDDAIVVEISFSVLKSLEAVKEYINRLYMELQNVDRSISSS; translated from the coding sequence GTGAGAAGAGATATAGAGGTTACAGAGATAACTATAACAACGCATTGTCATGCCACAGAAGATATAGAGAAGGTGAAGAAGGCTTTTTTAAATGTAATTCCAAGAGAATTACATGGATCTACAAAGATAGATATTGAGGTTTTACACGGATATTATGGAAATCCTATCACCAAACTTAAATCGAGATTTAAAAATAATGAAGCTATACAAGTTCTAAAACATATATTATCACTACTTAGTAAATCCGATATTTCCTATATTTTATCATCTCTTGAATTAAGATATTATAAGAAAAGCAATAAGATCTATCTTAGATTGGATAAACAAGCGGCATACCTAGGTAGATTAGCATTATATGAAGGAGATGATGCTATAGTAGTAGAAATTTCCTTCTCGGTATTAAAATCATTAGAGGCTGTTAAAGAATACATAAATAGATTGTATATGGAGCTTCAAAATGTTGATAGATCTATTTCTAGCAGTTGA
- a CDS encoding LSU ribosomal protein L15E (COGs: COG1632 Ribosomal protein L15E~InterPro IPR000439~KEGG: ape:APE_1452 50S ribosomal protein L15e~PFAM: Ribosomal protein L15e~SPTR: Q9YBZ8 50S ribosomal protein L15e~PFAM: Ribosomal L15) → MAKSMYAYMALLWKRPYEGEHGLLMKQRLIKWRREPSIVRIEKPTRIDRARRLGYKAKPGIIVVRVRVRKGGLRKPRPRSGRRPKRMGIYGHAPRKSLRLIAEERAARKYRNLEVLNSYYVGEDGLYKFYEVILVDPHHPAIINDPDLNWITHPSQRGRVFRGKTSAGRKMRGLISLRGLKETHKHKWRKKYKERKLKKRHEASRGARLIAPKEIYEDLGREK, encoded by the coding sequence ATGGCTAAATCTATGTACGCCTATATGGCACTCCTATGGAAACGCCCATATGAAGGTGAGCATGGATTACTAATGAAGCAAAGATTGATTAAATGGCGTAGAGAGCCATCAATTGTTAGAATAGAGAAACCAACAAGAATAGATAGAGCTAGAAGACTTGGATATAAAGCCAAACCAGGTATTATTGTTGTTAGAGTAAGAGTTAGAAAAGGAGGACTTAGAAAGCCTCGTCCAAGATCTGGTAGAAGACCAAAGAGAATGGGTATTTATGGCCATGCCCCAAGGAAGAGTCTTAGATTAATAGCAGAAGAAAGAGCAGCTAGAAAATATAGAAATCTTGAAGTGTTAAACAGTTATTATGTTGGGGAGGATGGTCTCTATAAATTCTATGAAGTTATACTAGTAGACCCACATCATCCAGCAATAATAAATGATCCTGACCTAAATTGGATAACACACCCAAGTCAGAGAGGGAGAGTCTTTAGAGGAAAGACATCTGCAGGTAGAAAGATGAGAGGATTGATATCTCTAAGAGGACTTAAGGAAACACATAAACATAAATGGAGGAAGAAGTACAAGGAGAGAAAGCTTAAGAAGAGACATGAAGCTAGTCGTGGTGCTAGGCTAATCGCTCCTAAGGAGATATATGAAGATCTTGGTAGAGAGAAGTAG
- a CDS encoding hypothetical protein (KEGG: sso:SSO5209 hypothetical protein~SPTR: Q980Z7 Putative uncharacterized protein): MSSKEKLGSILSALKDRIASPSDVISATGLPRYEVLAAFHILEALGLIEVVYVRGNYRLYRLSKEGEKILSALLNGNKFTIVVGEKEESFTTGSNVGNMEAVSTS, from the coding sequence ATGTCCTCAAAGGAGAAATTGGGATCAATTTTAAGTGCTTTAAAAGATAGGATAGCGTCTCCTAGTGATGTTATATCAGCTACAGGATTACCTAGATATGAGGTTTTAGCAGCTTTTCATATACTTGAGGCTCTAGGTTTGATAGAAGTTGTATATGTGCGTGGAAACTATAGGTTATATAGACTTTCTAAAGAGGGTGAGAAAATTCTTAGTGCTTTACTAAATGGTAATAAATTTACTATTGTTGTTGGTGAAAAGGAAGAGTCGTTTACTACAGGTAGTAATGTAGGCAATATGGAAGCTGTTTCAACAAGCTAA
- a CDS encoding GTP-binding protein HSR1-related (COGs: COG1161 GTPase~InterPro IPR002917~KEGG: dka:DKAM_1385 GTP-binding protein, HSR1-related~PFAM: GTP-binding protein HSR1-related~SPTR: B8D6I0 GTP-binding protein, HSR1-related~PFAM: GTPase of unknown function), with the protein MKFLSLYEVSQIINRCDAIIEVVEARNPISLIDTRIEKIAKRMGKEIILVLSKSDLVPRNICLEWQEYFRDRGIVAICFSTVIKSSISRFKRFLVEHIEKRPAYYLLIGYPKVGKSSIINALKGYKSAPTSPYPGSPGYTKGVQLYLITPGIYIIDTPGVLPPITNDIEVTIRRQPIEMIENPVKIAITLIERILSFDVNTFRNIYRVHSTEPIEILRELAYKKGWLMKKYREPNIDEVARNIIRDYLNGKIPFYTSPRSILDDVKVFKPK; encoded by the coding sequence ATGAAATTCCTATCATTATATGAAGTTAGTCAGATAATAAATAGATGTGATGCCATTATAGAGGTTGTAGAAGCTAGAAATCCAATAAGTCTAATTGATACTAGGATTGAGAAAATTGCTAAAAGAATGGGTAAGGAGATTATATTAGTTCTCAGTAAAAGTGATTTAGTACCACGAAATATTTGTCTTGAATGGCAAGAATACTTTAGAGATAGAGGTATTGTTGCAATATGCTTTTCTACGGTGATTAAGAGTAGTATAAGTAGATTCAAAAGATTTTTAGTAGAGCATATTGAGAAAAGACCTGCTTATTACCTCCTAATAGGCTATCCTAAAGTTGGTAAATCCTCTATAATCAATGCTCTAAAAGGCTATAAATCAGCTCCTACAAGTCCTTATCCAGGTTCTCCAGGATATACAAAAGGTGTCCAACTCTATTTAATAACTCCAGGAATATATATTATCGATACCCCTGGTGTATTGCCCCCTATAACTAATGATATAGAGGTTACTATAAGAAGACAACCTATAGAAATGATTGAAAACCCTGTTAAAATTGCAATAACATTGATAGAGAGAATACTTTCATTTGATGTAAATACATTTAGAAATATATATAGAGTTCATTCAACAGAACCTATAGAGATTTTAAGAGAATTAGCATACAAAAAAGGCTGGCTTATGAAAAAGTATCGCGAACCTAATATAGATGAAGTTGCTAGAAATATAATTAGAGATTACTTAAACGGAAAAATACCTTTCTATACATCACCTAGAAGCATTTTAGATGATGTTAAAGTCTTTAAGCCTAAGTAA
- a CDS encoding tRNA (guanine-N1-)-methyltransferase (COGs: COG2419 conserved hypothetical protein~InterPro IPR016009~KEGG: sto:ST0853 hypothetical protein~PFAM: tRNA (guanine-N1-)-methyltransferase~SPTR: Q973P5 Putative uncharacterized protein ST0853~PFAM: tRNA (Guanine-1)-methyltransferase) yields the protein MSIDIVAKSFSNSLKILGIDHIVLSRKVIKKYITKNVGGGDRVLHVLANAILLNKVRVCRKSVYGNPMWSFNGVTILYEVKNFREFEYCVIDRDEECFNDVTETIARYLKLIMPMKPLIIVDLSLFELHHDMELKVLVKQLVLAINTIRLWLTDLHIAIVNMPLYFNPLLNKISTLARICYDDSLYKTIELERAVLLDPYADEALTSQDILSNDYFIIGGIVDRKFSRPYATSMLLALNNLDIKSKSIRLGSSAIGVPNELNKIVDIVMRVRFLGESLESAIISNMSVDDKISRIVYEVRKRYSKDRVISKDIISKLMKSYSLEERYMNRILLRLKDFNII from the coding sequence ATGAGTATAGATATAGTTGCTAAAAGTTTTTCGAATTCACTAAAAATACTAGGAATAGATCATATTGTTTTGAGTAGAAAGGTAATTAAAAAATATATTACAAAGAATGTTGGTGGAGGAGATAGGGTGCTTCATGTTTTAGCTAATGCTATACTACTAAATAAGGTTAGAGTATGTAGAAAGAGTGTTTATGGGAATCCGATGTGGAGTTTTAATGGAGTAACAATATTATATGAAGTAAAGAATTTTAGAGAATTTGAATACTGTGTTATTGATAGAGATGAAGAGTGTTTTAATGATGTAACAGAGACTATAGCGAGGTATCTAAAGCTTATAATGCCTATGAAACCTTTGATTATAGTGGATCTTAGTCTTTTTGAATTGCATCACGATATGGAGTTAAAGGTTCTCGTAAAACAATTGGTATTAGCTATTAACACTATTAGGCTATGGTTAACAGATTTACATATAGCTATTGTTAATATGCCACTATACTTTAATCCATTACTAAACAAGATTTCTACCCTAGCAAGAATATGCTATGATGATTCTCTTTATAAGACGATAGAATTAGAAAGAGCAGTACTATTAGATCCTTATGCAGATGAAGCACTAACTTCTCAGGATATACTATCCAATGATTATTTTATTATTGGAGGAATTGTGGATAGAAAATTCTCTAGACCCTATGCAACTAGTATGCTTTTAGCTCTTAACAATTTAGATATAAAGAGTAAGTCTATAAGACTAGGATCAAGTGCTATAGGTGTACCTAATGAATTAAATAAGATAGTAGATATTGTAATGAGAGTAAGATTTTTAGGAGAATCTTTAGAAAGCGCTATAATCTCTAATATGAGTGTTGATGATAAGATTTCAAGAATAGTTTACGAGGTTAGGAAGAGATATTCCAAGGATAGAGTAATAAGTAAGGATATTATAAGTAAATTAATGAAGAGCTATAGTCTAGAGGAAAGATATATGAATAGAATATTACTTAGGCTTAAAGACTTTAACATCATCTAA